Proteins encoded by one window of Micromonospora coxensis:
- a CDS encoding copper chaperone PCu(A)C, which translates to MTRSIRGSRRAALLLSGMAAATALLATGCGAGQVAETANKEPSIQGVNVQTPDNAYKVRGLYVEYPGGEGYKSGANAGVNTVIYNDTRDPVTVTVTTDSAREIVLTGTAGSPSPSATASPSESPSPSESPSESPSPTGTGSPSASPSESASPSLSAPAGEPARIEIPALSYVQLTVAGGRYLQLIGLDENLLAGQQVNLTFDFGNGKTISTPAPVGVPLTPAAQPSPIIHREGELGKEGGAEGGHGGESGTEGSHG; encoded by the coding sequence GTGACGCGCTCGATCAGGGGTTCCCGGCGGGCGGCCCTGCTGCTGTCCGGCATGGCGGCGGCGACCGCTCTGCTGGCCACGGGATGCGGCGCCGGCCAGGTTGCCGAGACGGCGAACAAGGAGCCGTCGATCCAGGGCGTCAACGTCCAGACCCCCGACAACGCTTACAAGGTGCGGGGCCTCTACGTCGAGTACCCGGGCGGCGAGGGCTACAAGTCCGGCGCGAACGCCGGGGTCAACACGGTGATCTACAACGACACCCGCGACCCGGTGACGGTGACCGTCACCACCGACAGCGCGCGGGAGATCGTGCTCACCGGCACGGCCGGCTCGCCGAGCCCGTCCGCCACCGCGTCGCCGTCGGAGAGCCCCTCGCCGTCGGAGAGCCCCTCGGAGAGCCCGTCGCCGACCGGGACCGGGTCGCCGTCGGCCAGCCCGTCGGAGAGCGCCTCGCCGAGCCTGTCGGCCCCGGCCGGGGAGCCGGCCCGGATCGAGATCCCGGCGCTGAGCTACGTGCAGCTCACCGTCGCGGGCGGCCGGTACCTCCAGCTCATCGGCCTCGACGAGAACCTGCTCGCCGGCCAGCAGGTCAACCTGACCTTCGACTTCGGCAACGGCAAGACCATCAGCACCCCCGCCCCGGTCGGCGTCCCGCTGACCCCGGCCGCCCAGCCGTCGCCGATCATCCACCGCGAGGGTGAACTCGGTAAGGAAGGCGGCGCCGAGGGCGGCCACGGCGGGGAGAGCGGCACCGAGGGCAGCCACGGCTGA
- a CDS encoding peptide deformylase, with protein sequence MSVEYAGLDGWTPDALALPGQVRPVVAAPNPVLSRPGGEVDPTAEETVQLAADLIATMRVSPGCVGLAAPQVGVGAQVFAVDVTGHPKAVTVHGVFVLCNARVVEASRWKAGREGCMSVPDLTGDVKRASRLVVEGELPGSGASVRLVTDGFEARALQHEIDHCAGLLFLDRVAGAHAVYQRKVYL encoded by the coding sequence GTGAGCGTGGAGTACGCCGGCCTGGACGGCTGGACCCCGGACGCGTTGGCCCTGCCGGGCCAGGTGCGTCCGGTGGTCGCCGCCCCGAACCCGGTGCTGAGCCGTCCCGGCGGAGAGGTGGATCCGACCGCCGAGGAGACCGTCCAGCTCGCCGCCGACCTGATCGCCACCATGCGCGTCTCGCCGGGCTGCGTCGGGCTCGCCGCCCCGCAGGTCGGGGTGGGCGCGCAGGTCTTCGCGGTCGACGTCACCGGGCACCCGAAGGCGGTCACCGTGCACGGCGTCTTCGTGCTCTGCAACGCCCGGGTGGTGGAGGCCAGCCGGTGGAAGGCGGGCCGGGAGGGCTGCATGTCGGTGCCCGACCTGACCGGGGACGTCAAGCGGGCCAGCCGGCTGGTGGTGGAGGGGGAGCTGCCGGGCAGCGGCGCGTCCGTCCGGCTGGTCACCGACGGTTTCGAGGCGCGTGCGTTGCAGCACGAGATCGACCACTGCGCCGGTCTGCTCTTCCTCGACCGGGTGGCCGGCGCGCACGCCGTCTACCAGCGCAAGGTCTACCTGTGA
- a CDS encoding UbiA family prenyltransferase: protein MSSTVLGLVRASHLEPTVAVTVVAGLLAHGVGHAWPGVAAVAATVLASQLATGWTNDALDAGRDAAVGRTDKPVAAGAVRRRTVAVAAAVAATATPLLALTTNPVAALWATVGLLSALLYDWPLKSSPVSVLPYAVSFGALPAFVVLALPGAPAPPAWLVVAAALLGAGAHFANVLPDLADDARTGVRGLPHRLGPAGSRVAAAGLLLAATVALVVGPPGPPSWLGWSAVAVAAVVPPLGWYGGRAATRAGGRPVAVFRAVMVVALIDVVLLVASGRVV, encoded by the coding sequence ATGTCGTCGACGGTGTTAGGGCTGGTCAGAGCGAGCCACCTGGAGCCGACGGTGGCGGTCACCGTCGTCGCCGGGCTGCTCGCCCACGGGGTGGGCCACGCCTGGCCGGGGGTGGCCGCCGTCGCCGCGACGGTGCTGGCCAGCCAGCTCGCCACCGGCTGGACCAACGACGCGCTGGACGCCGGGCGGGACGCGGCGGTGGGGCGTACCGACAAGCCGGTCGCCGCCGGGGCGGTGCGCCGCCGGACGGTGGCCGTGGCCGCCGCGGTGGCCGCGACCGCCACCCCGCTGCTGGCCCTGACGACGAACCCCGTGGCGGCGCTCTGGGCCACCGTCGGCCTGCTCTCGGCGCTGCTCTACGACTGGCCGCTGAAGTCCAGCCCGGTCTCGGTGCTGCCCTACGCGGTCTCCTTCGGGGCGCTGCCCGCCTTCGTGGTGCTGGCGCTGCCCGGGGCCCCGGCGCCGCCGGCCTGGCTGGTCGTCGCCGCCGCCCTGCTCGGCGCCGGGGCGCACTTCGCCAACGTGCTGCCCGACCTCGCCGACGACGCCCGTACCGGGGTGCGCGGGCTGCCGCACCGGCTCGGCCCGGCCGGCAGCCGGGTCGCCGCCGCCGGGCTGCTGCTCGCCGCCACCGTCGCCCTGGTCGTCGGCCCGCCCGGACCGCCGTCCTGGCTGGGGTGGTCGGCGGTCGCGGTCGCCGCCGTGGTGCCACCCCTCGGCTGGTACGGCGGACGCGCCGCCACCCGGGCCGGCGGCCGTCCGGTGGCCGTGTTCCGGGCGGTGATGGTGGTCGCCCTGATCGACGTGGTGCTGCTGGTGGCGAGCGGTCGGGTGGTGTGA
- a CDS encoding acyl-CoA dehydrogenase family protein: MTVHALEAARRLAPRFAARAAQHDRDGSFPVDDFADLREAGLFGLMVPRELGGMGATFAEYAAVATELARGNGATALVFNMHASVTGALGAVTEELAEALGVPEEALAARDRLLRAAAEGSWYAVAMSERGAGARLSQLSTVYEPVDGGWRIKGAKTFCSGAGHADGYLVAARSAADQSTVSQFLVPAGEGLAVEPTWDSLGMRATSSHDLHLDVTVPADRLLGGVEGLALVVAQLMPHWLVASYAAVYVGVARAAVDAAVEHLNARSLADLPAVRARLGRADAAVAAAGLVVAEAARRVDDAPGDAETNRWVWRAKLLAGTTAADVAASVLEAAGTSATRRGHPLERLYRDARCGSLHPATSDVCADWLGVAVLGGDPDRDGSAPRW; this comes from the coding sequence ATGACGGTGCACGCGCTGGAGGCTGCCCGCCGGTTGGCCCCGCGGTTCGCCGCGCGGGCCGCGCAGCACGACCGGGACGGCTCGTTCCCGGTCGACGACTTCGCCGACCTGCGCGAGGCCGGGCTGTTCGGGCTGATGGTCCCCCGGGAGCTGGGCGGGATGGGGGCGACCTTCGCCGAGTACGCGGCGGTCGCTACCGAACTGGCCCGGGGCAACGGCGCGACCGCGCTGGTGTTCAACATGCACGCCTCGGTCACCGGCGCGCTGGGCGCGGTCACCGAGGAGTTGGCCGAGGCGCTGGGCGTACCGGAGGAGGCGCTGGCCGCCCGGGACCGCCTGCTCCGCGCGGCGGCCGAGGGCTCCTGGTACGCGGTGGCGATGAGCGAACGCGGCGCGGGCGCCCGGCTGTCCCAGCTGAGCACGGTCTACGAGCCGGTCGACGGCGGGTGGCGGATCAAGGGCGCGAAGACGTTCTGCTCCGGCGCCGGGCACGCCGACGGCTACCTGGTGGCCGCCCGCAGCGCCGCCGACCAGTCGACCGTCTCGCAGTTCCTGGTCCCGGCCGGCGAGGGGCTGGCCGTCGAGCCGACCTGGGACTCGCTCGGCATGCGCGCCACCTCCTCGCACGACCTGCACCTGGACGTCACCGTCCCGGCCGACCGACTGCTCGGCGGCGTGGAGGGGCTGGCCCTGGTGGTCGCCCAGCTGATGCCGCACTGGCTGGTGGCCAGCTACGCCGCCGTCTACGTCGGGGTGGCCCGGGCGGCGGTCGACGCCGCCGTCGAGCACCTGAACGCGCGCAGCCTCGCCGACCTGCCGGCGGTACGGGCGCGGCTGGGCCGGGCCGACGCCGCGGTGGCGGCGGCCGGCCTGGTGGTGGCCGAGGCGGCCCGCCGGGTCGACGACGCCCCCGGCGACGCCGAGACCAACCGCTGGGTGTGGCGGGCCAAGCTGCTGGCCGGCACGACCGCGGCCGACGTGGCCGCCTCGGTGCTGGAGGCGGCCGGCACCTCGGCGACCCGGCGGGGCCATCCCCTGGAGCGGCTGTACCGGGACGCCCGGTGCGGCTCGCTGCACCCGGCCACCTCGGACGTCTGCGCCGACTGGCTGGGTGTGGCGGTGCTGGGTGGTGACCCGGACCGGGACGGATCGGCTCCTCGTTGGTAG
- a CDS encoding serine/threonine-protein kinase: protein MGMPDAEGHGPPEGLPDLPPEWGRVVVPDDASALAEEAAQLRRELRRRSTPTRRLRPPLHLPVVILLVALLTTIAGLAAVTWPRSPRSPDRPTVLPYPSSSEPPVLTGRPLPALDLVDVDETPVPLRGLLPAMIILVDACVCAEEVAAVAAVAPEGVSVVTVTGGRTVASTPAAGGPVTALADPAGGLRAALRLSPRPDTAVALLVDRNGTVVRVLPALSAADDYRADLTRLAA, encoded by the coding sequence ATGGGCATGCCTGACGCAGAGGGCCACGGCCCACCCGAAGGACTGCCCGACCTGCCCCCGGAGTGGGGCCGGGTGGTCGTCCCGGACGACGCCTCCGCGCTCGCCGAGGAGGCCGCCCAGCTCCGCCGGGAGCTGCGCCGACGGTCCACCCCGACCCGCCGGCTCCGGCCCCCGCTGCACCTGCCGGTGGTGATCCTGCTGGTCGCGCTCCTCACCACCATCGCCGGCCTGGCGGCCGTGACCTGGCCCCGGTCGCCCCGGAGCCCGGACCGACCCACCGTGCTGCCGTACCCGTCGTCGTCCGAGCCGCCCGTGCTGACCGGCCGGCCGCTGCCGGCGCTCGACCTCGTCGACGTCGACGAGACACCGGTGCCGCTGCGCGGCCTGCTCCCCGCGATGATCATCCTGGTGGACGCCTGCGTCTGCGCCGAAGAGGTCGCCGCGGTCGCCGCCGTCGCGCCCGAGGGGGTCTCCGTCGTCACGGTGACCGGCGGCCGTACCGTGGCCTCCACCCCGGCCGCCGGCGGCCCGGTCACCGCCCTCGCCGACCCGGCCGGTGGCCTGCGCGCCGCGCTGCGCCTGTCGCCCCGCCCCGACACCGCCGTCGCGCTGCTGGTCGACCGGAACGGCACGGTGGTGCGCGTGCTGCCCGCCCTGAGCGCCGCCGACGACTACCGCGCCGACCTCACCCGCCTCGCCGCCTGA
- a CDS encoding type III polyketide synthase, with amino-acid sequence MAVPVVAGLGTAQPPAAAQDELWEGFFSRHFSGTTRALAERIFANSGVSRRQAAVNPLLEDVSDWPTERRMRRYQVEALPLGKEAVGRALTAAGLDAGDVGLFVVCSCTGYATPGLDILLARDLGMAPDTQRMFVGHMGCYAALPGLGAASDFVTARGRPALLLCAELTSLHIQPATARMDTQQIVSHALFSDAAVAAVIVPGAAGGYRVREVTSVTDTSTADHMTWDVTDTGFRMGLSPKVPQVLSTHVRGLVDDLLARHGTSIAEVDGWAVHPGGPRILNVVERELALPPEGLAASRAVLDEHGNCSSPTVLLILDRLLRAPAPPRRVVMLAFGPGLTLYAALLDHP; translated from the coding sequence ATGGCCGTGCCAGTGGTCGCGGGTCTCGGTACGGCGCAACCGCCGGCCGCCGCGCAGGACGAACTCTGGGAGGGCTTCTTCTCCCGACACTTCTCGGGCACCACCCGCGCGCTGGCCGAGCGGATCTTCGCCAACTCCGGGGTGTCCCGGCGGCAGGCGGCGGTCAACCCGCTCCTGGAGGACGTCTCGGACTGGCCGACCGAGCGCCGGATGCGGCGTTACCAGGTCGAGGCGCTGCCGCTGGGCAAGGAGGCGGTGGGTCGGGCGTTGACCGCCGCGGGCCTGGACGCCGGGGACGTCGGCCTCTTCGTCGTCTGCTCCTGCACCGGGTACGCCACCCCGGGGCTGGACATCCTGCTCGCCCGGGACCTCGGCATGGCCCCGGACACGCAGCGGATGTTCGTCGGCCACATGGGTTGTTACGCGGCCCTGCCGGGGCTGGGCGCGGCGAGCGACTTCGTCACCGCGCGGGGGCGCCCGGCGCTGCTGCTCTGCGCCGAGTTGACCAGCCTGCACATCCAGCCGGCCACGGCCAGGATGGACACCCAGCAGATCGTCTCGCACGCGCTCTTCTCCGACGCCGCGGTCGCCGCCGTGATCGTGCCGGGTGCGGCCGGCGGGTACCGGGTGCGGGAGGTCACCTCGGTCACCGACACCTCCACCGCCGACCACATGACCTGGGACGTGACCGACACCGGCTTCCGGATGGGCCTGTCACCGAAGGTGCCGCAGGTGCTCTCCACCCACGTCCGGGGCCTGGTCGACGACCTGCTGGCCCGGCACGGCACGAGCATCGCCGAGGTGGACGGCTGGGCGGTCCACCCGGGCGGTCCGCGCATCCTCAACGTGGTGGAGCGGGAGCTGGCCCTGCCGCCGGAGGGGCTGGCCGCCTCGCGGGCCGTCCTGGACGAGCACGGCAACTGCTCGTCCCCGACGGTGCTGTTGATCCTGGACCGGCTGCTGCGGGCTCCGGCGCCGCCGCGACGGGTCGTGATGCTCGCCTTCGGCCCCGGCCTGACCCTCTACGCCGCTCTGCTCGACCACCCCTGA
- the disA gene encoding DNA integrity scanning diadenylate cyclase DisA, whose amino-acid sequence MPIDRDTTKPAGATPHARTAAVGSPARAISVSVTGGAGSAGDPLRANLALMAPGTALRDGLERILRGRTGALIVLGYDKVVEQICTGGFPLDVEFSATRVRELCKMDGAVVLSSDGTRIVRAAVHLMPDPSIPTEESGTRHRTAERVARQTGYPVISVSQSMRIISLYVNGQRHVLDDSAAILSRANQALATLERYKLRLDEVSGTLSALEIEDLVTVRDAVAVVQRLEMVRRIADEIAGYVVELGTDGRLLALQLDELMAGVDADRTLVIRDYLPTGRKSRTLDEALVELDLLGATELIDLVAVAKAIGYPAASDALDAAVSPRGFRLLAKVPRLPVAIVDRLVVHFGSLQRLLGATVEDLQAVEGVGDARARGVREGLSRLAEASILERYV is encoded by the coding sequence GTGCCGATCGACCGCGACACCACCAAGCCTGCCGGCGCGACACCCCACGCCCGCACCGCTGCCGTGGGCTCGCCCGCCCGTGCGATCAGCGTGAGCGTGACCGGGGGCGCCGGGAGCGCCGGCGACCCGCTGCGCGCCAACCTCGCCCTGATGGCGCCCGGCACGGCGCTGCGCGACGGGCTGGAGCGCATCCTGCGCGGCCGCACCGGCGCGCTGATCGTGCTCGGCTACGACAAGGTCGTCGAGCAGATCTGCACCGGCGGCTTCCCGCTGGACGTCGAGTTCTCCGCCACCCGGGTCCGCGAGCTGTGCAAGATGGACGGCGCCGTGGTGCTCTCCAGCGACGGCACCCGGATCGTCCGCGCGGCGGTGCACCTGATGCCCGACCCGTCGATCCCGACCGAGGAGTCCGGCACCCGGCACCGCACCGCGGAGCGGGTGGCCCGGCAGACCGGCTACCCGGTCATCTCGGTCAGCCAGTCGATGCGGATCATCAGCCTCTACGTCAACGGCCAGCGGCACGTGCTGGACGACTCGGCGGCGATCCTCTCCCGGGCCAACCAGGCCCTCGCCACGCTGGAGCGCTACAAGCTGCGGCTGGACGAGGTCTCCGGCACTCTCTCCGCGCTGGAGATCGAGGACCTGGTCACCGTACGGGACGCGGTCGCGGTGGTGCAGCGGCTGGAGATGGTGCGCCGGATCGCCGACGAGATCGCCGGGTACGTGGTGGAACTGGGCACCGACGGCCGGCTGCTGGCCCTCCAGCTCGACGAGCTGATGGCCGGCGTGGACGCCGACCGCACCCTGGTCATCCGGGACTACCTCCCCACCGGCCGCAAGTCGCGCACCCTGGACGAGGCGCTGGTCGAGCTGGACCTGCTCGGCGCCACCGAGCTGATCGACCTGGTGGCGGTGGCCAAGGCGATCGGCTACCCGGCCGCCTCCGACGCGCTCGACGCGGCGGTCAGCCCGCGCGGCTTCCGGCTGCTGGCCAAGGTGCCGCGCCTGCCGGTGGCGATCGTCGACCGACTGGTCGTGCACTTCGGCAGCCTCCAGCGGCTGCTCGGCGCCACCGTGGAGGACCTGCAGGCCGTCGAGGGGGTCGGCGACGCCCGGGCCCGGGGCGTACGCGAGGGACTGTCCCGGCTGGCCGAGGCGTCCATCCTGGAGCGGTACGTCTGA
- a CDS encoding HhH-GPD family protein, whose protein sequence is MTEPTFATLVSRWYEQNARDLPWREPDVGAWAILVSEVMLQQTPVVRVLPAWHAWLERWPTPAALAADTPAEAIRMWGRLGYPRRAVRLRDCAVAIVDRHGGAVPERLEQLLALPGVGTYTARAVAAFAYGQRHPVVDTNVRRVVSRAVAGEPDAGPATRPSDLVACEELLPVEPAAAALASAAFMELGAVVCTARAPRCAACPVESVCAWRASGQQAPAGPTRRPQRYAGTDRQVRGLLLGVLREATGPVPHQRLDQVWHDDVQRARALAGLVRDGLVEPVGEESFRLIGDGPAAQPVG, encoded by the coding sequence ATGACTGAACCGACCTTCGCCACCCTGGTCAGCCGGTGGTACGAGCAGAACGCCCGCGACCTGCCCTGGCGGGAACCCGACGTGGGCGCGTGGGCGATCCTGGTCAGCGAGGTCATGCTCCAGCAGACCCCGGTGGTCCGGGTGCTCCCCGCCTGGCACGCCTGGCTGGAACGCTGGCCGACACCGGCCGCCCTCGCCGCCGACACGCCCGCCGAGGCGATCCGGATGTGGGGACGGCTCGGCTACCCCCGCCGGGCGGTACGGCTGCGCGACTGCGCGGTGGCGATCGTGGACCGGCACGGCGGCGCGGTGCCGGAGCGGCTGGAGCAGTTGCTGGCGCTACCCGGCGTCGGCACGTACACGGCACGGGCGGTCGCCGCGTTCGCGTACGGGCAACGGCACCCGGTGGTGGACACCAACGTCCGCCGGGTGGTCTCCCGGGCGGTGGCCGGCGAGCCGGACGCCGGTCCCGCCACCCGCCCGTCCGACCTGGTCGCCTGCGAGGAACTGCTGCCGGTCGAGCCGGCCGCCGCCGCGCTGGCCAGCGCCGCGTTCATGGAACTCGGGGCGGTGGTCTGCACGGCCCGCGCGCCACGCTGCGCGGCCTGCCCCGTCGAGTCGGTCTGCGCCTGGCGGGCGTCCGGGCAGCAGGCCCCCGCCGGCCCCACCCGACGACCCCAGCGGTACGCCGGCACCGACCGTCAGGTCCGTGGGCTGCTGCTCGGGGTGCTGCGCGAGGCCACCGGCCCGGTGCCGCACCAGCGACTGGACCAGGTGTGGCACGACGACGTGCAGCGGGCCCGGGCGCTGGCCGGGCTGGTCAGGGACGGCCTGGTCGAGCCGGTCGGCGAGGAGTCGTTCCGGCTGATCGGCGACGGTCCCGCCGCCCAGCCCGTCGGCTGA
- a CDS encoding glycine cleavage system protein R, producing the protein MNELAITVIGRDRPGIVADVAGVLARLGANLTDSTMTRLRGHFAMTLICVGPAAAEVEAALAPLAADGQLLATVRAVSPDGETMPAGEPYVMAVHGADRMGIVAAMTRVLAEAGGNVTDLSTRLTGSLYVVVAEVDLPPGIADALARRLAATAADLGVEVSLRPADPDLL; encoded by the coding sequence ATGAACGAGCTCGCGATCACCGTCATCGGCCGGGACCGGCCCGGCATCGTGGCCGACGTCGCCGGGGTGCTCGCCCGGCTCGGCGCGAACCTCACCGACTCCACCATGACCCGGCTGCGGGGTCACTTCGCGATGACCCTGATCTGCGTCGGCCCGGCGGCCGCCGAGGTGGAGGCCGCCCTGGCCCCGCTCGCCGCCGACGGCCAGCTGCTGGCGACCGTACGCGCGGTCAGCCCCGACGGCGAGACGATGCCGGCCGGTGAGCCGTACGTGATGGCGGTGCACGGCGCGGACCGGATGGGCATCGTGGCGGCGATGACCCGGGTGCTCGCCGAGGCCGGCGGCAACGTCACCGACCTCAGCACCCGGCTCACCGGGTCGCTCTACGTGGTGGTGGCCGAGGTGGACCTGCCGCCGGGCATCGCCGACGCGCTGGCCCGCCGGCTCGCGGCCACCGCCGCCGACCTGGGCGTGGAGGTCTCGCTGCGTCCCGCCGACCCGGACCTGCTGTGA
- the radA gene encoding DNA repair protein RadA — translation MTTSRSTSARGGAAGASRGRSAREPRPAYECDACGHQPPKWVGRCPECGEWGSVVECTVTGPLVSGKVVSSRMPSEPARPIATISAAPARARPTGVGELDRVLGGGLVPGAVVLLAGEPGVGKSTLLLDVAQQWAVGAGSPSLVVSGEESVSQVRLRAERMGTLHDQLYLAAESDLSAVLGHLDAVKPGLLVLDSVQTISTTGTEGVPGGVTQVRAVTAALVSVAKERGIATVLVGHVTKDGQVAGPRVLEHLVDVVLHFEGDKHSSLRMVRGVKNRFGAADEVGCFEMHEGGISSLADPSGLFLTRYSEPVPGTCVTVAMEGRRALVTEVQALIGATVAGSPRRTVSGLDGARLAMVLAVLQRRTERLTLHDREVFAATVGGIRVVEPAADLAVALAVASGGLNLALAPHLVAIGEVGLTGEVRRVGAVPRRLAEAARLGFRVALVPPGCGPGNTGVTPENMQVTEVTDVRSALQAAARASAA, via the coding sequence GTGACCACCTCCCGATCGACATCGGCGCGCGGCGGCGCGGCGGGCGCGTCCCGCGGCCGGTCCGCCCGCGAGCCCCGCCCGGCCTACGAGTGCGACGCCTGCGGCCACCAGCCGCCGAAGTGGGTGGGGCGCTGCCCGGAGTGCGGCGAGTGGGGCTCGGTGGTCGAGTGCACCGTCACCGGCCCGCTGGTCTCCGGCAAGGTGGTCAGCTCCCGGATGCCGTCCGAGCCGGCCCGCCCGATCGCCACCATCAGCGCCGCCCCGGCCCGGGCCCGCCCCACCGGGGTCGGCGAGCTCGACCGGGTGCTCGGCGGCGGTCTGGTCCCGGGCGCGGTGGTGCTGCTCGCCGGCGAGCCCGGGGTCGGCAAGTCCACCCTCCTGCTCGACGTGGCCCAGCAGTGGGCGGTCGGGGCCGGCAGCCCCTCGCTGGTGGTCAGCGGGGAGGAGTCGGTCAGCCAGGTCCGGCTGCGCGCCGAGCGGATGGGCACCCTGCACGACCAGCTCTACCTGGCCGCCGAGAGCGACCTGAGCGCCGTGCTCGGCCACCTCGACGCGGTCAAGCCGGGCCTGCTGGTGCTCGACTCGGTGCAGACCATCTCCACCACCGGCACCGAGGGGGTGCCCGGCGGGGTCACCCAGGTCCGCGCGGTCACCGCCGCGCTGGTCTCGGTCGCCAAGGAGCGCGGCATCGCCACCGTGCTGGTCGGCCACGTCACCAAGGACGGCCAGGTCGCCGGTCCCCGGGTGCTGGAGCACCTGGTCGACGTGGTGCTCCACTTCGAGGGCGACAAGCACTCCTCGCTGCGGATGGTCCGGGGCGTCAAGAACCGCTTCGGCGCCGCCGACGAGGTCGGCTGCTTCGAGATGCACGAGGGCGGCATCAGCAGCCTCGCCGACCCGTCCGGGCTCTTCCTGACCCGGTACTCCGAGCCGGTGCCGGGCACCTGCGTGACGGTGGCGATGGAGGGGCGGCGGGCGCTGGTCACCGAGGTGCAGGCGCTGATCGGCGCGACGGTGGCCGGGTCGCCGAGGCGTACGGTCTCCGGCCTGGACGGTGCCCGGCTGGCCATGGTGCTGGCCGTGCTCCAGCGCCGCACCGAGCGCCTCACCCTGCACGACCGGGAGGTGTTCGCGGCCACCGTCGGCGGCATCCGGGTGGTGGAGCCGGCGGCCGATCTCGCCGTCGCGCTCGCCGTCGCCTCGGGCGGGCTCAACCTCGCCCTCGCCCCGCACCTGGTGGCGATCGGCGAGGTCGGGCTGACCGGCGAGGTGCGGCGGGTGGGCGCGGTGCCCCGGCGGCTGGCCGAGGCGGCCCGGCTCGGCTTCCGGGTGGCGCTCGTGCCGCCCGGTTGCGGGCCCGGCAACACCGGCGTCACGCCCGAGAACATGCAGGTGACCGAGGTCACGGACGTGCGGTCGGCGCTCCAGGCTGCCGCCCGCGCATCGGCGGCGTGA
- a CDS encoding class I SAM-dependent methyltransferase translates to MRNGPVPPPPRVLPRNDPRQYDDLAGEWWRPDGAFAMLHWLARARAALVPPAGRPGALLVDLGCGAGLMAPHLAGKGYRHVGVDLTRSALDQAADHGVTVLVGDVTAVPLADGCADVVAAGEVLEHVPDWRRAVAEACRLLRPGGLLVLDTLNDTALARLVAVEIGERLPTVPRGIHDSRLFVDARELVVEAARHGVHLRVRGIRPGLRGTAAWLVRRLRGGPVRTVDREPRMKPTRSTAVLYQGRGVRHG, encoded by the coding sequence ATGCGGAACGGTCCGGTTCCACCTCCGCCCCGCGTCCTCCCCCGCAACGACCCGCGCCAGTACGACGACCTGGCCGGTGAGTGGTGGCGACCGGACGGCGCGTTCGCCATGCTGCACTGGCTCGCCCGGGCCCGGGCCGCCCTGGTGCCGCCGGCCGGGCGTCCCGGCGCGCTCCTGGTCGACCTCGGCTGCGGCGCCGGGCTGATGGCCCCGCACCTGGCCGGCAAGGGGTACCGGCACGTCGGGGTAGACCTCACCCGTTCCGCCCTGGACCAGGCCGCCGACCACGGGGTGACCGTGCTCGTCGGCGACGTGACCGCGGTGCCGCTGGCCGACGGCTGCGCCGACGTGGTGGCCGCCGGTGAGGTGCTGGAACACGTGCCGGACTGGCGGCGCGCGGTCGCCGAGGCGTGCCGGCTGCTGCGTCCGGGCGGGCTGCTGGTGCTGGACACCCTCAACGACACCGCGCTGGCCCGCCTGGTGGCGGTGGAGATCGGCGAGCGGCTGCCGACGGTGCCACGCGGCATCCACGATTCACGGTTGTTCGTGGACGCCCGGGAGCTGGTCGTCGAGGCGGCCCGGCACGGCGTGCACCTGCGGGTGCGCGGGATCCGGCCGGGGCTGCGCGGCACCGCCGCCTGGCTGGTGCGGCGGCTGCGCGGCGGTCCGGTCCGGACGGTCGACCGGGAGCCGCGGATGAAGCCGACCCGGTCCACGGCGGTGCTGTACCAGGGGCGTGGCGTCCGGCACGGATGA